The sequence below is a genomic window from Monodelphis domestica isolate mMonDom1 chromosome 2, mMonDom1.pri, whole genome shotgun sequence.
agcagtTCTGAGAAGTTGAGTGGTGcctttttatagttaaagaaatcGAGATAGACAGAGGTTCTATGAAGTGCCCAAAATCATATGACTAGtcatccaaggtcaaatttgaatccatattTTTCAGACTCAAGGTCTAATATTCTATTCAGGAGACCACCTAGCTGCTTGAGACCCAGAGAGCCCTATCAGCCTTCCCAAATCCCAATAGATGTGCctaggatttgagcccaggttttctgattttaaatccatCGTTCTTTCCACTGAACTCAGTCCTCATCTCGTTGATTTCTAATGGAGGGGCCCTGTGAACCCTCTGACTCAGTCCTCCAGCTGTCATCCCCCTTAGTAAGGAAATTAGTTTTCCTCTTCAGTTAataattctcttgccttctgaCACACCTGCCTTCATGGAGAACTGCCTgtttcattcttctcttctcccattcttccctcccccaaaccctACCCAGAGTAAGAAGAGGATAGAAACACTCCTCACTCCATATGTAGATAAAACAATGAAAAGGGTGACTTGTGGCTAAGAAGGAGGAAGATGTCAACCCTTGGGGACAGAACCCTCTGCTTAAGTCCACTCACTAGGCGGATTTCCCTCCTTTATTACTGAATTCCTTGTCCCTAGGTAAAGACTCATTacaccagtggttctcaacctttctaatgccatgaccccacaatacagttcctcatgctgcagtgaccccaaaccaaaaaattattttggtggctatttcaaaactgtaattttgctacagttatgattcggaatttaaatacctgatatgcattatgtattctcattgctacaaattgagaggttgagaacatCTGCATTACACTAACACACACTAGTTACCTGGATGGGTCATTCCAATTGAACATAATTACTTAAtcgctgctgggtggctcagtggataaggaGCCAATCTTGAggatgggggtcctgggttcaaatttgaccttagacacttcctagccacataactctgggcaagtcacttaacccccaactgcctagcccttaacactcttcctctttggaactgatgcttagcattgattctaaaatagtaGGTAAGGGTTTGAAGAGAAGAGAATTGTTTATTCTTCTATCTGTTTCGTGTCCTACAACACAGTACCAATCCTGgaaatttcttaattttcataTTGAAATAATTCATATGACATAATTGTCAATCTGATGCCATTCCCACCTACAGGAAAGCTATTGGTTTTAAGTGAGATCAGAGAATAGCAGACCCTTGCTTGGGGACACCATGCTTACAAGCAGGAAGTGGACAACAATTGGGAGCTTCTAGAAGGCTCTCCTGTCCTTCCATGAAATGAATCCCTAAAGAGGATGGAATAAACAGCAGGGAAAAGTCAAGAAGGTTTAAGGGAGCCCTGAGTGAGCAGAGCTTGAAAGCATTGACTAAAGAATGAAAATGACTAGCGATTCACTGGTTACCTCCTCTATCTCCTTGTCACCACCCTAGACATCAGGGAGAGGAAGGTAGTGAGCCCCACCCTACCACCTCACACCCCATCTTCAAGCTCTTCTCTGCTTCTCCCCACAAAGCTCATCAGGCACAGAGTCAAGAAGGTCGACTGCCTGAGGTAAGGAAAAAGCATATTCAGTATGGGGTTGGGTTGGGAGTGGGGAGAATAAAATGAGGTGGCCCTTTCAGGGTAGAACATGAAGAAAGAGGTACAGGCTGCAAGACAGTGTGAGGCATCCAGAAaggtaataaatatatatttatatttttatatatatttattatatattatataaatataaataaaaaataataaatcacatttatatagcactttgatcctattagattgtgagctttttgaggaagcctgtcttttctttttctcatatctctGGTATAtaacacagtgccttgcatatagtagggttttttaaaatccctttcctACCATCTTAAAATcactactgtgcattggttccaaggcagaagatcagtaaagggTAGGCAGtggatgggggttaagtgacttgcccagggttacacagctaggatgtatctcaggctacatttgaacccaggcccttccaTCCCTGGGTCTGgccctcagtccactgagccacctagtggccccccacatagtaggcatttaatgaattcTTGTTACCTGACACACAAACTGGctttaaattatctcatttaatctcaatCACTAACTCTGTGAAGTAGGAACTGTTATTATCCCTAATTTATTGAGGAGGAAATTAGTAAATAAACAAAGCCAGATAGAAAGTGACAGATGAAAAAGAACAGCCCAGTCAGATCTGAGGATCCTTGAAACCAATTGAATTAAGACCTAATTAGGGGATCTGTGTGTAGGTTTGTTGAGTCAGCTTAATTTCAATCGGCAGGGGTAAGAGTATATGTGAGGGTAGGGTGAGACTAAGGGGCTAAGAAAGACGATTCTGAATAATCGTGAACATGCACATTCCATGCAAGCTAGCGGTTATACCGATGGAGACTTGCATCAAGAAAACTTGTAGTTGAAGCCTGCTTCATGCACTTTACTATCCCTGTGATCTTGGGTTTAGACTCTTTTTCCCCTTGAGGAGCTTTCCATAGTCAGGAATCGAGTTCCCTGATTTACTGTTTGGAGGTGGGGAGTCTTAAGAAGAATCTCCAGTCCCTGAGGTTTCAGATGCTAGAAGGAGTGACATCTTttcttagagaaggaaatgaatttaCTAACTGCCAACTAACCGAGTTTGAATTTGGGCGGGAAGGAATTGGCACCTCCCCGCTGGGTTGGACTAGCTCTGGGCTGCCAGGCTGGAATCCCTGGCTGGGATCCCCAGGGCAGAATGCCTGTGGAAGCTAGATAACCCCCAAAGCAGAGAAAGGAAAGTCAGATATTCACTAAAAAGAAGCCTGATCATTTTTGGCTGTGACCAGATACTTAAACAAGAGGCTGAAATGTAGTCCAAATCCAGATGTATTTGggatgatgccttctgtgatgtGGAGAAGGTGGGAAGGAGCTGAGACACTTGTGGATAAATTCtacttataaaaatttttaaaggagagaaaaaatgaatattaaaattttgtatttacatgtaattgaaaaaataaaataaaaattaaatgtaaaggtttttaaaaaaggtcaGATGCAAGGAGATTAATAGGATTTTACTCAGGAAGGAGATCTTAGATATCATAGTCCAATCACATAATTTTACTGAGGTAGAACCTGAAGGCCACAGAGGCCTTAGAgaaataattttcccaagatGGTAGCAAGCTGGCTTAGTGGGTAGAATattagacctgaattcaaatttgacctcagacagtaGCTAAATAGGTTTCTTAACCACTgcctgcttcattttcctcaactgtaaaatgagggtaataatatcTACTTCCTATAAttgttatgagaattaaatgaaataatatttgtaaagtgcttcacacagtgcctggcacatagtaggattcagactcagttcttttgaCTTTAAATACAGTGTTCTTTGCTTCATATCCATCATGTCTCTGATTCAGTTCAGTTTTGCTCTGTTTGTTTCAATTCAATGAGAGTTCTCTGTATGTCCTGCCCTCTGTCGGGTGATTTGAGGGATTAATTTCAGTCTTTACAGGGTTCAAAGCCTTgctggggagaaaagaagagcGTATATTAAACAGACAAGGCAGTCTACAGACACTAAGTCCTCTATTAGTGCTACAAGAGGCATAGAAAGCCAAGTTTACTTTATGGACCAGAGCAGTGCCAGAAGTTTCAGGAAGGAAGCAGGACTTGAGTTGGGCCCTCCAGTTTTTTCATAGGGTTTAGAAAAACATaaagatgaacaagatgatttaaGGTGACCTCAGCATTTTACACATCTCATTCTATCCTTATAACAATCCTTGTGatattggtgctattattattcttatttgacagataaggaaactgaggctgctccagtaccttgcccagggtcatatgactAGTAAGTATATGGAACAGAATTAGaccacaagtcttcctgactacaaatccAACCCACTAGAAACTGGTTCTTGGCATCACAAAACCAGCATATGACTAGCCTGTCGGTCTATGGAAGGATTGTGATGGGGAAGGAAGTAAGAACTGAAAGGTAAACAGTTTTGGGAAGAGTGAGCCAAGAGCTAGGAGGAAAGCTAGAATTCTAGGCCAGCCTAATCACTGGcatctcctcttcttccccaggTTCAGATCCACTTGACAATGTGGCCTCAAAACACCTTCTTCATGGCCTTGCCTCACGTGGGGCCCATTGTGGGCTGGTTGTTTGCTAAGCAACACATGCCCAACTGGTATGCGACCCTGAAAAAGCCACCCTGGTGGCCACCCAACAAGCTTTTCTTGATTATATGGACTGCCATCTACTCCACCAAGGGGTGAGGCCTTACGTGTAATCCTGTCTCCAACTTCCAGTTCCCAGGTCCAGTGTTTTCTAAGGCTAAAATAAGAATATAGTACCTCAGGGACAACTGAGTAACACAGCGGAGGctgaaagacctggattcaaatctggtcttaaagACCtcctagttgtgtcaccctgggaaaccatttgcctagttcttaccatgcttctgccttagaCTCTAATATTTagtatgattctaagatagaaagaaagaaagaaagaaagaaagaaagaaagaaagaaagaaagaaagaaagaaagaaagaaagaaagaaagaaagaaagaaagaaagaaagaaagaaagaaagaaagaaagaaagaaagaaagaaaggagagagaggaaggaaggaaggaaggaaggaaggaaggaaggaaggaaggaaggaaggaaggaaggaaggaaggaaggagagagagagaggaaggaaggaaggaaggaaggaaggaaggaaggaaggaaggaaggaaggaaggaaggaaggaaggaaggaaggaaggaaggaaggaaggaaggaaggaaggaaggagagagagagggagggaggaaggaaggaaggagagagagagggagggagggagggaggaaggaaggaaggaaggaaggaagggtcatAATTTTTCATAAGTCCCAATCTGGAGATATGGGATGGAAGATAGGAGGGAAGCAGTGCAGAAAGAAGAATgtagaataagtatttatataatgatcacaatgtgtcaggcactgtccttaatgattttttcaaatatttcatttgctaCTCCTAACAATCCTTCCAGGAGGGtactattcttatccccattttacagctgaggaaactgaggctgagggacttgtccagggtcacattgggtctaaggtcatatttgaactcaggtcttgctgataCCAGTCACTTTCCAGCAGCCTGAATCCTATCTTTTAAAGGTCCACCATTTCAATAAAGTCTCTGCAACTTACCAGAGACCCATATCTATTCTACTAGGGTCAATTCCAGGCCCCAGCctagaattctaaattctctccagctatttgttatttcatcctctttctctcaaAGGAGGTGTCacataaaagaaaacacattggACCTaatgtcagaagacctgggttagaTCTCTTCTAGTCACCACATTTAATAGTTGTTATGGTTGATCTTGTTATTAGTGTTTGTCCTTGTGTGGACTTGGGCATGTTGCTTAAACTAAGTCAAcattcacatctgtaaaatgggcataataatacttAACCTTCctgcctcacaggattgttgtaaggaaagcattttgtcaACCTGCAAGTACTAttagaaatgttaattattatccAGTCCCTAGTCTCTTCTCATGGTAGTTTTCCCTCAGGCCTATTTCCCATAGGCCCTGAGACTTCCTTTGGGCTCTACATTTCTGCCCCAGTTGTCCTGGGCCCAGCCCTCCAATGACCCCTGCTCTATTCCTGCCCTCTTCCCATCCCTTCCACTGTCACTTCCCCCCAGGTCCTCCCCACTGAGGTATTTCTTTACTTTGTCCCCAAAGCTACGCCTCCTATCTAATCTGGAAGGATCTGGGTGGGAGCTTGGGTAGGCTTCTGGCCCTGCCCCTTGGTCTCTATGCTGTCCAGCTTATCCTCAACTGGATCATATTGCTTCTCGTCTTCGGAGCCCACAACCTTGGTCTGGTAAGAGTGAAGATACCCTAGAATGTGGCTGGGTGTGTGCGGTGATGGGGTGGGGGAGCCcttgaggaagaggggaggggaggggacagaAGTGCTACTGTGAGATCCTCAAAGCAGGCCATTCATTtaatcagtgagcatttattgaGGAAGCCTCTGAATGTAGTCTGTGGGGCAAAGTgataggggaaggggaggaaggaatccTGTAGAGAGGAAATTCTTACTGATACCAGGGCTTCTCCCTAGTTCCCTGCCCCACCTCTGTCCCCCATATCACTGTCCACCCTTCTCTCCCCAGGCCCTATGCCACCTGGTCCTGCTCTTTGGATTGGTGCTGGGCATGGCACTGAGCTGGTACTCTGTCAATGGCCTAGCTGTCCTGCTCCTGCTGCCCTACCTAGCCTGGCTCACAGTGACCACTTCATTGGTCTATCTTCTATGGATGGACAACCCCAGTTCAGCACCACCATCCCAGACTCATTTCACTGGAGGGAAGCTAGACTGAGATAGGGAAACTACAGAGGGGGGAGTTTGAGAAGGGACAAAAGGGCAAGGGTTAGGATTGAAAAAGCTAAGGGAAGGGACTGAGGAAtgagggagggcagggaaggacAGGCAAAAGGACTCCCCCAATATAGCTTCTGATCAATATTCCCATTCTCTTCCTAATAAGCTGCCCAGATCATGGACCTCTTGTCAAATTTCAAGCTAccccatttcttcttttatcatCACTTGCCCattagaataatagaataaaaaagacTTTGTAATCTGTTTAAAAGAAGcttattttacaatttaaaataaaaacattattgagtatgtgatttttgtatttaaatgtgTCTGTTTGAAAGCTTGAATATTAGTACATATGAATGCATACATTTGAATGAATATaaaaggacagctaggtagtacagtgttTCAGacatcagacctggagttgggaggaccaaagttcaaatctgacctcagatacttcctagctatgtgaccctgtaaaagtcacttaaccctgtctgcctagCTCTTATTCTTCTGTTTTAGGGTTGTTAAGacagaaagggttttttaaaacacacgcatttttctgccttggaacctatatttagtatcagttctaagacatgttgaaattaattgtggttggactctgaaatatattaattaggtggtcaccagagacttaatttctaaatcccaaaatgaattactaaagtaaatggaatttgtggtagtttattcacaatatttacaatagaaggaagatattaaggaatgagagagagaaaattggcttcttctgatatcagctagaatttctaagccccagccaggggaagggAGTCttaagaagatgggccttacctggaggcttcacacctccagaaagggagGGTCAccaagtcagcttttcactcatcagcagtaacagtctaaaagaagtctgggtgtctgtattcTGGTTGCTTCTCCAAATCAGTGCCAGAATGTCTTAACGAATCTCCGAATCTCTGAATGTCCATCTTCtcttcagctccaagtgactgatccttcactccaagcccgggtgactgactgactgaatctGAAATGAATCGTTTTGCCTTTTTGggcttctttttaaagatctttttctcttgtgtcacctcctctaaatttttacttctaccaatcacagcagacacttttctccagaactacccattctttagttctcaccttcttttgttagattatatctttttgggttacttaaatcctcttttgttaagttaaccttttgtagttacttaacacctttttgtagttaaaacctaaaaattagattgtagcttacaattctagcttcactataaaggaagagctaagtaccttcattgtttcaatcaggagattacaattttatcttcacaataaagaaagagctaagtatcttcattgttacaatcagaagatagCTAAAGACAATCTtcacagacagaaggtaagggttttaaagaaagaaacaaaagctggaaggaaccaatACAAGTAAGTTGCTCaagatcttttgactccaaggaCAATCATTTTTCTATTCTAGGTAAATCTATGGAACTTCAGGCTCCAATGCCTCCTCCCATACAATATTAAGATTGAGAACTCCTTCACCTTTCCCTCTGGCCCAGCCCCAGTCTCCCCTTCAGGCTGATTTCCCTTTGGCTCTTTAAGGTATGATGATAAAAGCAGGCTTTGGAAATCAGAGACCTGGGTATGAATTCAGGCTCTGCCCATTTGGGACCTGAgctcatttttctcatatataaaagaaGAGGTTCAAAATAAGTGACCTctaaattccttctttccttattactGTAGAGGAAAACACCATCCTTCTAGTCTTCCAAACTTGTAATGTAGGAGTCATCTTGGATTCTTCACTCTTTCACACATCATATCCAAGTTGTTACCAAAGTTGTCAC
It includes:
- the TSPO2 gene encoding translocator protein 2, with amino-acid sequence MWPQNTFFMALPHVGPIVGWLFAKQHMPNWYATLKKPPWWPPNKLFLIIWTAIYSTKGYASYLIWKDLGGSLGRLLALPLGLYAVQLILNWIILLLVFGAHNLGLALCHLVLLFGLVLGMALSWYSVNGLAVLLLLPYLAWLTVTTSLVYLLWMDNPSSAPPSQTHFTGGKLD